The [Flavobacterium] thermophilum genome has a segment encoding these proteins:
- a CDS encoding Transposase gives MNKHTTLPNLMQKLVSDEEIQLIAEAVGYRDSSRTFTLREWIHFFLLAAMHQWKSFRHGADVGPLYGLPRFHYSTVSKKAKEVPYDIMKRLLALIISKCNRQTRRSLRFPKPLRVVDSTTVTVGKNRLPWAPYHGERAGVKLHVAYSPESSLPADVVETTGLRHDGPVGEQLTNAQQVLVEDRAYFKIERLDRFVEQHQLFVIRMKDNIELHQKKSLKRLSSTSSSVQADFTCQLGTKQCRSTKRHRVVIFRDANGRDIRVVTNLFHASAETIADMYQQRWAVEVFFRWVKQYLNVPTLFGTTENAVYNQLFAAFIAYVLLRWLYDQTKKQTNVSLSFISFVRRFFSGQLPLDWKSGMAAALFEYAQIYGRRMYNFG, from the coding sequence ATGAACAAGCATACCACACTCCCGAATTTGATGCAAAAACTTGTTTCGGATGAAGAGATTCAACTGATTGCCGAAGCGGTTGGGTATCGTGATTCGTCTCGAACCTTTACGTTGCGCGAGTGGATTCACTTCTTCCTGCTGGCCGCCATGCATCAATGGAAAAGCTTTCGCCACGGAGCCGATGTGGGACCTCTGTATGGATTGCCGCGATTCCATTATTCAACTGTATCCAAGAAAGCGAAAGAAGTTCCCTATGACATCATGAAACGCTTGTTGGCGTTGATCATTTCCAAGTGCAACCGCCAAACCCGCCGTTCGCTTCGGTTTCCCAAACCGCTTCGGGTGGTGGATTCGACGACCGTCACGGTCGGGAAAAACCGCCTGCCATGGGCGCCGTATCACGGCGAACGCGCCGGAGTGAAGCTACACGTCGCGTATTCGCCGGAATCCTCGCTGCCGGCAGACGTGGTGGAAACGACCGGACTGCGTCACGATGGCCCAGTGGGAGAACAGTTGACGAACGCTCAACAAGTGCTGGTGGAAGACCGGGCGTATTTCAAAATCGAACGCCTCGATCGATTTGTGGAGCAGCATCAGCTCTTTGTCATTCGGATGAAGGACAACATCGAACTTCATCAGAAAAAAAGCTTGAAACGCCTTTCCAGCACATCCTCATCGGTTCAAGCCGACTTCACGTGCCAGTTGGGGACGAAACAATGCCGCTCCACCAAGCGTCACCGGGTGGTGATCTTTCGAGATGCGAATGGCCGCGACATTCGGGTCGTGACGAACCTCTTCCATGCGTCTGCGGAAACCATTGCCGACATGTACCAACAACGTTGGGCTGTTGAGGTCTTTTTCCGTTGGGTGAAGCAATATCTGAATGTCCCGACCTTGTTTGGCACGACGGAAAATGCGGTATACAACCAACTGTTTGCGGCGTTCATCGCGTATGTGTTGCTGCGATGGCTGTATGATCAAACCAAAAAACAGACGAACGTCTCTCTTTCCTTCATTTCGTTCGTTCGCCGTTTTTTCTCTGGGCAGCTTCCTCTCGATTGGAAATCCGGGATGGCCGCTGCTTTGTTTGAGTATGCCCAAATTTATGGAAGGCGTATGTATAATTTTGGATAA
- a CDS encoding polysaccharide pyruvyl transferase CsaB produces the protein MKKVLYIGWIGFQNVGDELLWNLFASYARQYAPDVQIIPSTPKVNWKDTSPYDAVVLGGGSLLLPGYMAVLQEAHEAGKPIWIWGSGIDWIGEAETDALCAGAKPALHRHFSANDVELFRTVLASAAFAGIRGPLSEAVLKTLGAYPANVRVIGDPRLLLQTPASAEPPNKEKTIGINWGTTYNRLFGQHETLVEDTLARAAKMWIASGYRIHLYIVWPNDRSACERLYKKINCPERVTFDRALYDERQFIERLQPLAATVNFKLHANLLSLAAGVPAVMLGYRFKVFDFAALLGLDRYVVSTASPQLETDLIDTVALAEQHRRRIMEQYETARRQYIPLLLEPFERGLFR, from the coding sequence ATGAAAAAGGTGTTGTATATCGGTTGGATCGGCTTTCAAAACGTAGGCGACGAGCTGTTATGGAATCTTTTTGCCTCCTATGCCCGCCAATACGCCCCGGACGTTCAAATCATCCCATCGACGCCCAAGGTCAACTGGAAAGATACGAGCCCGTACGACGCCGTCGTGCTCGGCGGCGGTTCGCTCTTGCTTCCAGGCTACATGGCCGTTTTGCAAGAGGCGCACGAAGCTGGAAAACCAATATGGATATGGGGAAGCGGCATTGACTGGATCGGTGAAGCTGAAACCGACGCCTTGTGTGCAGGCGCTAAGCCAGCGCTTCACCGCCACTTTTCCGCCAACGACGTCGAGCTGTTCCGCACCGTCCTCGCCTCGGCCGCCTTTGCCGGCATTCGCGGCCCGCTCAGCGAAGCGGTATTAAAAACGTTAGGCGCCTATCCTGCAAACGTCCGCGTCATCGGCGATCCAAGGCTGTTATTGCAGACTCCCGCCTCAGCCGAACCGCCAAACAAAGAAAAAACGATCGGCATCAACTGGGGGACGACATACAATCGCCTATTCGGCCAACACGAAACACTCGTCGAAGACACCCTCGCCCGCGCTGCCAAAATGTGGATCGCCTCCGGCTACCGGATTCACTTGTACATCGTCTGGCCGAACGACCGCTCCGCCTGCGAGCGGCTGTACAAAAAAATTAACTGCCCGGAGCGCGTCACCTTCGACCGCGCACTATATGACGAACGGCAGTTCATCGAGCGGCTTCAGCCTCTTGCCGCCACCGTCAACTTCAAACTCCACGCTAATTTGTTGTCCCTGGCCGCCGGCGTCCCGGCCGTCATGCTCGGCTACCGGTTTAAAGTGTTCGACTTCGCCGCCTTGCTCGGCCTTGACCGGTATGTCGTCTCGACCGCGAGCCCGCAGCTTGAAACAGATTTGATCGACACCGTCGCCCTCGCGGAACAACACCGCCGCCGGATCATGGAACAATACGAAACCGCCCGCCGCCAGTACATTCCGCTCTTGCTCGAGCCGTTTGAGCGCGGGTTGTTTCGATAA